The genomic interval GCCGAGGGCATCCAGGAGAACGCCCGCGTCGTCGGCGGTCGCCTGAAGGAGGGCCTGCTGGAACTCCGGGACAAGCACGACCTCATCGGCGACGTCCGCGGCCTGGGGCTCATGCTCGGCGTGGAGCTGGTGACCGACCGCGTCGCGAAGACGCCCGCCAAGCAGGAGGCCGCCGACCTCATGGAGCTCGCCAAGGAGCGCGGCCTGATCCTGGGCAAGGGCGGCCTGCACGGCAACACGATGCGCATCAAGCCGCCCATGTGCATCTCCAAAGACGACGCCGACTTCCTCCTCGCCACCGTCGACGAGTGCCTCGGGATCATCGAGGAGAAGGCCCGCCACGGCTCTTCCTGGAAGGCGGGGGCGTGATGCGCATTGAGAGTCGTACGAGCAGCGCTTCGCTTGGACACAGAGGACGCGGAGGCACAGAGGCCACAGAGAGAGGCACAGAGCGACGGAGAAACAATTACTCCGAGCAGCGGGCAGGCTGTCGATGGATCCAGACAGCACGCCAAGCGGTCTGAAGACGCGGCATCCTGCCTCTGTGCCTCTCTCTGTGACCTCTGTGCCTCTGTGCTCTCTGTGATGGAGCGAAGCGACCGCCCGCAGAAAGAACGAGCTACCGGCCCCGCACCCCAAGAACGATCATGCCAACCCTCGAAACCACCGTCGACGGGATCACGTTCCCGAATCCGTTCCTGATCGGCTCCGGCCCGCCGGGAACGAACCAGAAGGTCATCAAGAAGGCGTTCCAGGAGGGCTGGGGCGGCGTCATCGCCAAGACGGTCTCGCTGGACGCGAGCAAGGTGACCAACGTCGCGCCGCGCTACGGGAAGCTCACGGGGGAAAACAAGAAGGAGGTCTTCGGCTGGGAGAACATCGAGCTGATCGCGACCACCAGCTTCGAGGACTGGCTCGACGACTTCCGCGCCTGCAAGGACGCGTACCCGGACCGCCCGCTGATCGCCTCGATCATGGAGGAGCATTCCCGCGACGCGTGGGCCGAGGTCGTCGGCCGCTGCGAGGAGGCGGGTGTCGACGGCTTCGAGCTGAACTTCTCGTGCCCGCACGGCCTGCCCGAACGCAAGATGGGCGCGGCCATGGGCGAGAACCCCGACCTCGTCGAGGAGGTCACCGGCTGGGTGATGGCCGCCGCGAGCACGCCGGTCTGGGCGAAGATGACGCCCAACGTCACGCGCATCGAAGACCCCTCGCGGGCCGCCCTGTCCGCGGGTGCCCACGGCGTCTCGGTCATCAACACGATCCGCAGCATCATCGGCGTGGACCTGAAGTCGCTGCGGCCGATGCCCACCGTCGAGGGCCACACCACGCCGGGCGGCTACTCCTCGGTCGCCGTGAAGCCGATCGCGCTGCGCATGGTGATGGAGTGCCGCCGGCTGATCGACGCGGATTTCGGCGGCCGCTCGATCTCGGGCATCGGCGGCATCGAGACCGGCCACGACGCGGCGGAGTTCATCCTCCTGGGGGCGGACACCGTGCAGGTGTGCACCGGCGTCATGAAGAAGGGGTACCGCATGATCGGCCCGATGCTCGAGGAGCTGCTGGGCTTCATGGATCAGCACGGCTTCGAGACGCTCGACGACTTCAAGGGCCACGCCGTCCCCTACGTGACCACGCACGCCGAGCTGGTGCGCCTCCAGGCCGAGGCGCAGGACCGCAAGCGGGCGCGGGTCGCCGAGGAGATGGCGCTCAAGGAGAAGGCGAAGGCGCAGGAAGAGCTGATCGCCGCCGGCAAGGAAGCCGTCGTCCGCGACGAGAACTGGGACGAAGACGCTTTCGTGGAGCAGAGCGACGAGCTGGCGGGGGGTTGAGGCCCGGCGGAGCCTTGCTCGGAAAAGATCCAGCAAGCAGCGCCTCCGCGATCCTCTCGACCCCCAAAGAACCCTGGACCCTGAAGGGGGACCCTGAGAAGGACCCGGAAAAGGTGACAGCCACCGATTCCGCCGTTAGACCCGGAAAAGGCGGGAAAGGTGACAGCCACCGATTCCGCCGTTAGCGTCACTTCATGAGCAGACCACGCCGGCTGACCGTCGGGAACCTCGTGTACCACGTGATCCACCGAGGCAACGGGCGCATGACGATCTTCGAGGACGAGGAGGACATGGACGCCTTCGAGCGTGTGCTCGAAGAGGCGCTGGCGCTGCATCCATCCATGCGGATGATCGCCCACTGCGTGATGCCGAATCACTGGCACCTGGTGCTCTACCCCAGCGAATCGAAGGTCCTCTCGAAGTTCGTCGCGTGGGTGGCATCAACGCACACGCGACGTTGGCACGCGCACCGGCACCAAACTGGCGAGGGCCACCTGTACCAAGGCCGCTTCCGCTCTTTTCTGGTGCAGAAGGGTCCCCCGGTGGCCAAGGTCTGCCGCTACGTCGAGCGGAACGCGATGCGGGCGGGGTTGGTGGAGCGTGCGGAGGATTGGCGGCACGGCAGCCTCTGGCGATGGTCCCGAGGCGCCGCCAAGCAGAAGGAGCTTCTGGCGGCCTGGCCGGATCCCCCCGGGCGCCGTCCCGCGGGCTGGCTGGACCTGGTGAACCAGCCGCAGTCGGACGCGGAGGAGGAGGCCATCCGGGTGTGTCTGCGTCGTGAGCGTCCGTATGGCGACGCGGAGTGGATGGAGACCGTGATCCCGCAGTTCGGCTTGGTGTCGACGCTTCGGCCCCAAGGACGGCCCCGGAAGGAGGGGTAATCGGTGGCTGTAACCTTTTCTTGATCCTTTCCTCGGCCTAATCGGTGGCTGTCACCTTTTCTTGGTCGGCCTAATCGGTGGCTGTCACCTTTTCTTGGTCCGCTGCAGCTGCTTCACCCGCCTGCGTTGGGCCTCAGCCTCGGACTCCTGAGGTCCCGCCGGGTGGGTCGTGTTCATGCGGCTGCGAAACTTGAGCAGCGCCGCCCGGGGCGTCGGCGAGATCGAAGCGGAATCCGCCGAGCTCGACGAAGGGCCGGAAGGCGCCGAAGGAGGTGGCCCGCACCCGCCGCGCGACCTCGTCGGCGGGCATCGCCGGTTCGATGCGGCTGAGGTCGTCGAGGTCGCGACGCGTGTAGACGCGGCCGCCCCACCGCTCGGCCGACGCGGGGAGCGGGTCGCCCCGCTGGAGCCGGTCGAACATCTCGTAGAACAGCTGGAGCTGGGCGTCGTAGGTGCGCTCCAGGAGCGAGGCGACGCCGTCGTGCGGGTACACGGGGAAGCGGCGGACGGCCAGGACCGGGCCGGAATCCACCGCCGGGTGCATGCGGTGGCAGGTCGCTCCAAAGGTTTCCACGCCCCGGTACAGCGCCTGGTTGATGCCGCCGAAGCCGGGGTAGTCCGGGGTGGCGGGGTGGAAGTTGATCGCGTGCTCTGACGCCCGCGCAAGCAGCTCCGCCGGGAGGATCCAGCGGGAGAGGTAGGAGACGATCCACTCACCACGCCAGGCACGGGCGGCATCGGGCAGCTCGTCGCCCCAGTCGCCGTGGAAGGCGGTGACCAAAGCCCCGGACCGACGGAGCAACGCGAGCGCCTCCGATCCATGGGCATCACCAGCCTTCCCAAGGAACAAGACGCGAGGTGGCGACTCCATTGCCGCATCATGCAAACTACGCCAGCCCGCCGCTTTCGGAGCGGCTCCTCGACGAGTGCCTTCATGGAACAACGCCGCCTGCCCGCCAACTCGAGACCCTCCGCGTCCGACGGCTTGGAGGAGCCTCACGTCGCGTCACCGAAGACGGCACGCTGTCGGATCTGCGACGAGGCGACGAGCCCGTCGTTCGACGCGCTCGTGCTCGGACGCCACCGGGTTGGGTACCACACGTGCGGGTCGTGCGGATTCCTGCAGACCGACGAGCCCTTCTGGTTGAAAGAGGCCTACGCCGCGCCCATCGCTTCGGTAGACGTCGGCCTGCTGAGCCGGAACGCCGCGAACGCCGATGCGACGTCGCTGCTGATCGACCGGCTCCTGCCTCAAGCGGAGCGTTTCCTCGACCACGGTGGCGGCTACGGCATCTTCACGCGGATGATGCGCGACCGCGGGTACGCCTTCCTCCACCACGACCCGCACTGCGAGAACCTCTTCGCTCCGCAGCATGGGTGCCAGCCGCAGGCTTTTGACCGCGCCTTCGACCTCACCACGGCTTGGGAGGTTTTCGAGCACCTCGTCGATCCCGTCGCGACGGCTCGGGAGGTGCTGGGTTTCTCGCGGGTGCTGCTCTTCTCGACCG from Phycisphaera mikurensis NBRC 102666 carries:
- a CDS encoding formyltransferase family protein; the protein is MLRRSGALVTAFHGDWGDELPDAARAWRGEWIVSYLSRWILPAELLARASEHAINFHPATPDYPGFGGINQALYRGVETFGATCHRMHPAVDSGPVLAVRRFPVYPHDGVASLLERTYDAQLQLFYEMFDRLQRGDPLPASAERWGGRVYTRRDLDDLSRIEPAMPADEVARRVRATSFGAFRPFVELGGFRFDLADAPGGAAQVSQPHEHDPPGGTSGVRG
- the preA gene encoding NAD-dependent dihydropyrimidine dehydrogenase subunit PreA — encoded protein: MPTLETTVDGITFPNPFLIGSGPPGTNQKVIKKAFQEGWGGVIAKTVSLDASKVTNVAPRYGKLTGENKKEVFGWENIELIATTSFEDWLDDFRACKDAYPDRPLIASIMEEHSRDAWAEVVGRCEEAGVDGFELNFSCPHGLPERKMGAAMGENPDLVEEVTGWVMAAASTPVWAKMTPNVTRIEDPSRAALSAGAHGVSVINTIRSIIGVDLKSLRPMPTVEGHTTPGGYSSVAVKPIALRMVMECRRLIDADFGGRSISGIGGIETGHDAAEFILLGADTVQVCTGVMKKGYRMIGPMLEELLGFMDQHGFETLDDFKGHAVPYVTTHAELVRLQAEAQDRKRARVAEEMALKEKAKAQEELIAAGKEAVVRDENWDEDAFVEQSDELAGG
- a CDS encoding transposase, whose protein sequence is MSRPRRLTVGNLVYHVIHRGNGRMTIFEDEEDMDAFERVLEEALALHPSMRMIAHCVMPNHWHLVLYPSESKVLSKFVAWVASTHTRRWHAHRHQTGEGHLYQGRFRSFLVQKGPPVAKVCRYVERNAMRAGLVERAEDWRHGSLWRWSRGAAKQKELLAAWPDPPGRRPAGWLDLVNQPQSDAEEEAIRVCLRRERPYGDAEWMETVIPQFGLVSTLRPQGRPRKEG
- a CDS encoding class I SAM-dependent methyltransferase, with protein sequence MEQRRLPANSRPSASDGLEEPHVASPKTARCRICDEATSPSFDALVLGRHRVGYHTCGSCGFLQTDEPFWLKEAYAAPIASVDVGLLSRNAANADATSLLIDRLLPQAERFLDHGGGYGIFTRMMRDRGYAFLHHDPHCENLFAPQHGCQPQAFDRAFDLTTAWEVFEHLVDPVATAREVLGFSRVLLFSTVLQPAAEIRSAEDWWYLVPETGQHVGFYTVDALHRLAERCGACLRSDGTNLHTLSREPLPRDPFASAPPTPRGPGRRSLLDADFADAMTRLRLRQAEPIGAATKPRQITRPSREAPSAKRLPGAGRSAPA